From Polyodon spathula isolate WHYD16114869_AA chromosome 24, ASM1765450v1, whole genome shotgun sequence, one genomic window encodes:
- the LOC121298625 gene encoding aminopeptidase Ey-like, with amino-acid sequence MGKGFYISKTLAVVGILLAAASIATIIALAVVYSDEKAKNIESVTPTKPSSTAPTKPSSTTSPPQNPWNRVRLPDSLKPLEYSVELWPRLTPTEGLYTFTGKSVVIFECVKATNLILIHSKKLNLTAPAELYGSAGSTPPAITNSWMEKATEFLVIQLQSNLEAGKTYSLSTKFVGELADDLAGFYRSEYMEDGVKKIVATTQMQATDARKSFPCFDEPAMKARFNITLIHDPDRVALSNSPVQATTQEILKGKLMNITTFQPTAKMSTYLLAFIVSDFKFIKSMSDNVLIRIWARQKAINERQGDYAMNVTGPILKYFESYYNTTYPLPKSDQIALPDFNAGAMENWGLITYRETALLYDPHISSTSNKERIVTVIAHELAHQWFGNLVTVRWWNDLWLNEGFASYVEYLGADYAEPSWNIKDLIVLNDVHRVFAVDALASSHPLSSREDEINTPAEISELFDSISYSKGASVLRMLSEFLTEDVFVEGLRTYLKEFQYSNTVYQDLWAHLQMAVESSTIVLPHKVADIMNRWTLQMGFPVVTINTTTGLVTQNHFLVDPDSVVNRTSPFNYIWYVPISWTKLGNAQPQYWLDKTTDTNANMKTVGVEWLLANINCTGYFRVNYDKENWNRLLHQMETNHIVIPVINRAQLIDDAFNLARARYIPTTLALDTTKYLSKDTEYMPWESSIDNLGYFSLMFDRTEVNGPMQAYLRKQVTPLFDYYEVITANWTVLPPGHTEQYNQINAVSVACKNGVKKCQELASSLYQEWMDNPSVNPIQPNLRTSIYCSAISTGGAAEWDFGWEMFKNATIATEADKLRSALSCATQPWILNRYLEYSLQADKIRKQDATSTIVYIAGNVVGQSLAWDFIRSQWQTIYNQYGGGSFSFSNLINGVTQRFSSEFELKQLEQFQKDNAEVGFGSGTRALEQALERTRANIKWQSENKASVLDWFKRESL; translated from the exons ATGGGGAAAGGGTTCTACATTAGCAAGACCTTGGCTGTTGTAGGCATCTTGCTGGCAGCCGCCTCTATAGCCACCATCATTGCCTTGGCGGTGGTCTACTCCGATGAAAAAGCCAAGAACATAGAGAGTGTGACACCCACGAAACCATCCAGCACGGCACCCACGAAACCCTCCAGCACCACTTCACCTCCCCAGAACCCCTGGAACAGGGTCAGGCTACCGGACAGCTTGAAGCCACTAGAATATTCTGTAGAGCTCTGGCCTCGTTTGACACCTACAGAAGGCCTTTACACCTTCACTGGGAAGTCCGTCGTCATCTTTGAGTGCGTGAAGGCGACCAACCTTATTCTGATTCACAGCAAAAAGCTGAACTTGACAGCTCCAGCGGAACTGTATGGATCTGCTGGCTCCACTCCACCAGCCATTACTAATAGCTGGATGGAGAAAGCGACTGAGTTCCTGGTGATCCAGCTTCAAAGCAACCTGGAAGCTGGGAAGACCTACTCGCTGTCCACCAAATTTGTTGGAGAGCTGGCCGATGACTTAGCTGGCTTCTATAGGAGTGAATACATGGAGGATGGAGTCAAGAA aattGTCGCCACCACGCAGATGCAGGCCACAGATGCAAGGAAATCTTTCCCCTGCTTCGATGAACCAGCCATGAAAGCCCGTTTCAATATCACCCTGATCCATGATCCCGATCGTGTGGCCCTGTCAAACAGCCCCGTGCAGG CGACGACGCAGGAGATTCTCAAAGGGAAGTTAATGAACATCACTACGTTTCAACCAACTGCAAAAATGTCAACCTACCTGCTAGCGTTTATAGTCTCTGACTTTAAGTTCATAAAAAGCATGTCAGACAACGTCTTG ATACGAATCTGGGCTCGCCAAAAAGCCATCAACGAGAGACAGGGAGACTATGCAATGAATGTTACAGGGCCCATCCTGAAGTACTTTGAATCCTATTACAATACAACATACCCCCTGCCGAAATCAG ACCAGATAGCTCTACCAGACTTCAATGCCGGGGCCATGGAGAACTGGGGTCTGATCACGTACCGCGAGACCGCTCTGCTGTATGACCCACACATCTCCTCCACCAGTAACAAGGAGAGGATTGTGACTGTAATCGCTCATGAACTAGCCCACCAG TGGTTTGGAAACCTGGTGACAGTGCGCTGGTGGAACGATCTGTGGCTGAATGAAGGGTTCGCTTCCTACGTTGAATATCTTGGAGCTGATTATGCAGAGCCCAGCTGGAACATT AAAGACCTGATTGTGCTCAACGATGTGCACAGGGTGTTTGCAGTGGACGCCCTCGCCTCCTCGCACCCTCTGAGCTCTCGGGAGGATGAGATCAACACCCCTGCAGAGATCAGCGAGCTTTTCGACTCCATCTCCTACAGCAAG ggAGCTTCAGTGTTGAGGATGCTTTCTGAATTCCTAACAGAAGACGTATTTGTTGAGGGACTTCGA ACGTACCTGAAAGAGTTCCAGTATAGCAACACCGTGTACCAGGACCTCTGGGCTCACCTGCAGATG GCAGTGGAAAGTTCGACGATAGTTCTGCCACACAAAGTGGCAGACATCATGAACAGATGGACACTTCAGATGGGGTTCCCTGTTGTAACCATCAACACCACGACCGGTCTCGTCACCCAGAATCACTTTCTTGTGGACCCCGATTCGGTCGTCAACAGGACCTCACCATTCAA CTACATCTGGTATGTCCCAATTAGCTGGACGAAGTTAGGAAATGCACAACCTCAGTACTGGCTGGACAAAACCACAG acactAATGCTAACATGAAGACCGTTGGAGTTGAATGGTTGCTGGCCAACATCAATTGCACCGGATATTTTAGGGTTAACTACGACAAAGAGAACTGGAACAGGCTTCTTCATCAGATGGAAACAAATCATATT GTGATCCCTGTCATTAACAGAGCCCAGCTGATTGACGATGCCTTCAATCTGGCCAG AGCAAGGTATATCCCGACCACACTGGCTCTGGACACCACCAAGTACCTCTCCAAAGACACAGAGTACATGCCTTGGGAGTCGTCTATAGACAATCTGGGGTACTTCTCCCTCATGTTCGATCGCACTGAGGTGAATGGACCCATGCAG GCCTACCTCAGGAAGCAAGTGACCCCTCTGTTTGACTATTATGAAGTCATCACTGCCAACTGGACAGTGCTACCCCCTGGACACACTGAACA GTACAACCAGATCAATGCTGTAAGTGTTGCCTGCAAGAACGGTGTGAAGAAGTGTCAAGAGCTGGCATCCAGCCTCTACCAGGAATGGATGGACAACCCCAGTGTCAACCC GATCCAGCCAAACCTGAGAACCAGCATCTACTGCAGTGCCATCTCCACAGGAGGGGCAGCTGAGTGGGACTTCGGCTGGGAGATGTTCAAGAACGCCACTATCGCTACCGAGGCTGACAAGCTGAGGTCAGCCCTGTCCTGCGCTACCCAACCCTGGATCTTGAACAG GTATCTGGAGTATTCTCTGCAGGCAGacaaaatcagaaagcaggaTGCCACTTCAACTATCGTCTACATTGCCGGCAACGTCGTGGGCCAGTCACTGGCCTGGGACTTTATTCGATCTCAGTGGCAGACTATCTACAACCA GTACGGCGGAGGCTCCTTCTCCTTTTCAAATCTTATAAACGGAGTGACGCAGAGGTTCTCCTCGGAGTTTGAGCTCAAACAG CTGGAGCAGTTCCAGAAGGATAACGCCGAGGTTGGGTTCGGCTCGGGCACGCGGGCACTGGAACAGGCTTTAGAGAGGACCCGGGCCAACATCAAGTGGCAGAGTGAAAACAAAGCCTCTGTGCTGGACTGGTTTAAGAGGGAATCTCtttag
- the LOC121298549 gene encoding mesogenin-1-like: MNSTVSQLLLQNHKTVLDCDALLEQDCGRSDSGYYSASGSLSPASSINSCCLSPPSLQCGARQEAYDCDTSFGSQVNPQKSLPVQTERRSRSKYPGKKRQSASDREKLRMRDLTKALHHLRTYLPPSVAPVGQTLTKIQTLRLTIHYISHLSELLELNEDAPSQRRGTDRSEGPQDDIQLQDCWHLNQPQQPDGNSYNSNSCLFTESVPVEYWVPEQQFHSGRC; this comes from the exons ATGAACTCCACTGTCTCTCAGCTCCTGCTCCAGAACCACAAGACAGTCCTGGACTGCGATGCTCTGCTTGAGCAAGACTGCGGCAGGTCAGACTCTGGCTACTACAGCGCCAGCGGCAGCCTCTCACCGGCCTCTTCCATCAACTCCTGCTGCCTTTCTCCTCCGTCTCTACAGTGTGGGGCGAGGCAGGAAGCCTATGACTGTGACACTTCCTTTGGCAGCCAGGTTAACCCACAAAAGAGCCTCCCGGTTCAGACCGAGAGAAGGTCCAGGTCCAAATACCCTGGGAAGAAGCGGCAGAGTGCCAGCGACAGAGAGAAGCTGAGGATGAGGGACCTGACCAAAGCTCTTCACCACCTGAGGACCTACCTGCCCCCTTCCGTGGCTCCGGTGGGACAGACCTTGACCAAAATCCAGACCCTTCGCCTGACCATCCACTACATCTCCCACCTGTCTGAGCTGCTGGAGCTGAACGAGGACGCCCCATCCCAGAGAAGAGGGACTGACAGATCCGAGGGACCCCAGGATGACATCCAGCTCCAGGACTGCTGGCATTTAAACCAGCCCCAGCAGCCTGATGGCAAT AGTTACAACAGCAACAGTTGTCTCTTCACAGAAAGCGTGCCAGTGGAGTACTGGGTTCCAGAGCAGCAGTTTCATTCCGGAAGGTGTTga
- the LOC121298550 gene encoding mesogenin-1-like encodes MDISAPQLSYSTQCHWNYPSSDSEFYSVSSPGTISPSSSTDFPFSPPCHQHYTATLRPDTGYSNTVQASRSPSSSEDGLLSVQKLRKNPSKQRQSASEKEKLRMRDLAKALHHLRTYLPPSVAPAGQTLTKIQTLRLTIRYISHLSEQLELSEEAPSQRRGADVTRCPALPEELLCYQSSAVPEGSLQEEGTKYCQYSSIPACSQQDEGMGYCQYSSMPACSQQDEVLDSSTESLLQSPQFPDATQSCQMYTEDFNSQVLPQEFWS; translated from the exons ATGGATATCTCTGCTCCACAGCTCAGCTACAGCACTCAGTGCCACTGGAACTACCCCAGTTCTGATTCTGAGTTCTACAGCGTTTCTTCACCAGGGACTATCTCCCCGTCTTCATCCACTGACTTTCCCTTTTCTCCACCGTGCCACCAGCACTACACAGCCACTCTCAGGCCTGACACCGGCTATTCCAACACAGTCCAGGCTTCTAGATCTCCCTCCTCTTCCGAGGATGGGCTGCTCTCAGTTCAGAAGCTGAGGAAGAACCCCAGCAAGCAGAGACAGAGCGCCAGCGAGAAAGAGAAGCTGAGGATGAGGGACCTGGCCAAAGCTCTTCACCATCTGAGGACCTACCTGCCCCCTTCCGTGGCTCCGGCGGGACAGACCCTGACCAAAATCCAGACCCTTCGCCTGACCATCCGCTACATCTCTCACCTGTCCGAGCAGCTGGAGCTGAGCGAGGAGGCCCCGTCCCAGAGAAGAGGGGCTGACGTCACAAGGTGCCCCGCTTTACCAGAGGAGCTGTTGTGCTACCAGTCCAGCGCTGTGCCAGAGGGTTCATTGCAAGAAGAGGGAACGAAGTACTGCCAGTACAGCTCCATACCAGCGTGCTCACAGCAGGATGAGGGAATGGGATACTGCCAGTACAGCTCCATGCCAGCGTGCTCACAGCAGGATGAGGTCCTGGACTCCAGCACAGAGTCACTGCTACAGTCCCCACAGTTTCCAGATGCAACACAGTCATGCCAG aTGTACACTGAAGACTTCAACAGTCAAGTCCTCCCACAGGAGTTCTGGAGTTAG